Proteins encoded together in one Acipenser ruthenus chromosome 40, fAciRut3.2 maternal haplotype, whole genome shotgun sequence window:
- the LOC117397211 gene encoding CD276 antigen-like isoform X2 — protein sequence MHTLFIQESVCVCILLSGITTVISSLPVIPNNKTILSRVGDQTTLPCTFTPKTSDGLIVTWTKIPGQTVYFFAQGKEDAGKQEERYKNRTFVNESRFNEGDFTLFIEHTRVSDEGNYECFVRFKPADFESSSLELYVAANYTKPVASCLQSKSAGSTQEASTVTLSCQTEGGYPEAQLVWTFSNGTRVHSAAQRRAIDSEGLVSVQSSLVIARALSENLTCGIHNSRLSQSFSTSVTCSLPSSGSFQNEERKRPGLLASVVCFVSSLLSLIVKKASCC from the exons ATGCATACTCTGTTTATCCAGGAATCGGTCTGCGTTTGTATTCTGCTGAGTGGAATAACAACAG TTATTTCATCACTGCCGGTGATCCCCAACAACAAAACCATTCTGTCCAGAGTTGGGGACCAGACGACACTGCCCTGCACCTTCACTCCAAAGACCAGCGATGGACTTATAGTGACTTGGACTAAAATACCGGGACAAACAGTCTACTTTTTCGCACAAGGCAAAGAGGATGCTGGGAAACAGGAGGAGCGTTACAAGAACAGGACCTTTGTGAATGAAAGCCGGTTCAACGAAGGCGATTTCACTCTGTTTATAGAGCATACGAGAGTCTCAGATGAAGGGAACTATGAATGTTTTGTTCGGTTCAAGCCTGCTGATTTTGAAAGTAGCAGTTTAGAACTGTACGTTGCAG CAAACTACACCAAGCCAGTGGCTTCCTGTCTCCAGTCAAAAAGCGCCGGCAGTACCCAGGAGGCGAGCACTGTGACCCTGAGCTGCCAGACCGAGGGAGGCTACCCCGAAGCCCAGCTGGTATGGACCTTTAGCAATGGAACCCGAGTCCACAGTGCTGCCCAACGCAGAGCGATTGACAGCGAGGGGCTGGTCAGTGTCCAGAGCAGCCTCGTCATTGCCAGAGCTCTCAGTGAGAACCTCACGTGTGGAATCCACAACAGTAGACTGAGCCAGAGCTTCTCCACCTCCGTCACCTGCAGCCTGCCGAGCTCAG GAAGTTTCCAGAATGAGGAACGAAAACGACCAGGCCTCCTGGCCTCCGTCGTGTGTTTTGTGTCAAGTCTCCTGTCACTGATTGTGAAGAAGGCCTCCTGCTGCTGA
- the LOC117397211 gene encoding CD276 antigen-like isoform X1: MHTLFIQESVCVCILLSGITTVISSLPVIPNNKTILSRVGDQTTLPCTFTPKTSDGLIVTWTKIPGQTVYFFAQGKEDAGKQEERYKNRTFVNESRFNEGDFTLFIEHTRVSDEGNYECFVRFKPADFESSSLELYVAANYTKPVASCLQSKSAGSTQEASTVTLSCQTEGGYPEAQLVWTFSNGTRVHSAAQRRAIDSEGLVSVQSSLVIARALSENLTCGIHNSRLSQSFSTSVTCSLPSSAGSFQNEERKRPGLLASVVCFVSSLLSLIVKKASCC, from the exons ATGCATACTCTGTTTATCCAGGAATCGGTCTGCGTTTGTATTCTGCTGAGTGGAATAACAACAG TTATTTCATCACTGCCGGTGATCCCCAACAACAAAACCATTCTGTCCAGAGTTGGGGACCAGACGACACTGCCCTGCACCTTCACTCCAAAGACCAGCGATGGACTTATAGTGACTTGGACTAAAATACCGGGACAAACAGTCTACTTTTTCGCACAAGGCAAAGAGGATGCTGGGAAACAGGAGGAGCGTTACAAGAACAGGACCTTTGTGAATGAAAGCCGGTTCAACGAAGGCGATTTCACTCTGTTTATAGAGCATACGAGAGTCTCAGATGAAGGGAACTATGAATGTTTTGTTCGGTTCAAGCCTGCTGATTTTGAAAGTAGCAGTTTAGAACTGTACGTTGCAG CAAACTACACCAAGCCAGTGGCTTCCTGTCTCCAGTCAAAAAGCGCCGGCAGTACCCAGGAGGCGAGCACTGTGACCCTGAGCTGCCAGACCGAGGGAGGCTACCCCGAAGCCCAGCTGGTATGGACCTTTAGCAATGGAACCCGAGTCCACAGTGCTGCCCAACGCAGAGCGATTGACAGCGAGGGGCTGGTCAGTGTCCAGAGCAGCCTCGTCATTGCCAGAGCTCTCAGTGAGAACCTCACGTGTGGAATCCACAACAGTAGACTGAGCCAGAGCTTCTCCACCTCCGTCACCTGCAGCCTGCCGAGCTCAG CAGGAAGTTTCCAGAATGAGGAACGAAAACGACCAGGCCTCCTGGCCTCCGTCGTGTGTTTTGTGTCAAGTCTCCTGTCACTGATTGTGAAGAAGGCCTCCTGCTGCTGA